The nucleotide window TACCTACCTTACCTTTACTCTTACCTACCTTACCTTTACTCTTACCTACCTTACCTTTACTCTTACCTTTATAATTGCCTCAGGCGTTCTATAAGCTCAAGCCCTTTTCCAATTAATTCCAAATCCTCGGCGATCCTACGCGGGTCTGTCTCGTTCTCAAGGCAATCTGCAATGTTAATCATTTTTCTAAAGAGAAGATCTTCCAGTACCTTCCGGTCACTATGGACTCCAGTTACCTTTGATAATGCTGCCGGTTTTTCTGTTCTTTCTGAGGGTGCAGACTTTACAGGAGCTGCAGGACCTTTAGGTGAAGAAACTGCAGAACTTCTGGGAACTACAGAACTTCTAGGAACAGTAGAACCTCTAGAAGCTGCAGGGTATTTCCTTCCTGCTTCTTCTTTTTCAGAAGGTAATACGGGAATTTCCTTTTCTACTGAATCGACAGCTTTTTCCTCTTCTTCGGCAGTTTCAGAGGTTCTCAGCCCGAACCTTGACTTTTGCCTGTGTGCCTGGGCTCTCTTTTTAGTCTCAAGAGAAGAATTATCTTTTTCTGTAG belongs to Methanosarcina barkeri 3 and includes:
- a CDS encoding Sjogren's syndrome/scleroderma autoantigen 1 family protein is translated as MDSEKDKKVKRIARFLELGGTMLAEHCKVCGAPKFRYQGRVICPICDVQEEKETPEPAAEVQAPEPRPSTEKDNSSLETKKRAQAHRQKSRFGLRTSETAEEEEKAVDSVEKEIPVLPSEKEEAGRKYPAASRGSTVPRSSVVPRSSAVSSPKGPAAPVKSAPSERTEKPAALSKVTGVHSDRKVLEDLLFRKMINIADCLENETDPRRIAEDLELIGKGLELIERLRQL